One segment of Dromaius novaehollandiae isolate bDroNov1 chromosome Z, bDroNov1.hap1, whole genome shotgun sequence DNA contains the following:
- the LOC135324728 gene encoding proline-serine-threonine phosphatase-interacting protein 2-like, which yields MKEARFRDHFWSTDLTSTVGYDNIIQHLNDGRKNCKEFEDFLKERAIIEEKYGKELINLSKKKPCGQTELNTLKRSLDVFKQQVDNVGQSHIQLAQTLREEAKKMEDFREKQKLHRKKIELIMEAIHKNRNLQYKKTMEAKRLYEQRCRDKDEAEQAVHRNANLVTQKQQEKLFLKLAQTKSALEDSDRSYQQNITALEKIREEWQKEHIKACEFFETQECERINYFRNALWLHANQLSQDCVQNDEKYEDIRKSLEMCSIEKDIEFFVNSRKTGSLAPAPVLYENYYNAQRNATPARSQAPVPISRRGPLPTPTSGPDDPDYVTVDGYSLIHH from the exons AGTACGGATTTGACGAGCACAGTTGGCTATGACAACATCATTCAACATTTGAACGATGGCAGGAAGAACTGCAAAGAGTTCGAAGACTTTTTGAAGGAAAG GGCAATCATAGAAGAAAAATATGGCAAAGAGCTGATTAACTTGTCAAAGAAGAAGCCCTGTGGGCAGACAGAGCTGAA CACCCTGAAGAGATCTCTTGATGTTTTTAAGCAAC aggtAGACAATGTGGGGCAAAGTCACATCCAGCTGGCACAAACCCTTCGggaggaagcaaagaaaatggaGGACTTCAGGGAAAAGCAAAAACTGCATCGGAAAAAG ATAGAGCTCATAATGGAGGCGATTCACAAAAACAGGAATTTGCAGTACAAGAAGACCATGGAG GCAAAGCGGCTCTACGAACAGCGCTGCAGGGATAAAGACGAGGCAGAGCAGGCTGTGCACCGTAATGCAAATCTAGTCACgcagaagcagcaggagaag CTATTCCTGAAGTTGGCTCAGACAAAGTCAGCTCTGGAAGACTCTG ACAGGAGTTATCAGCAGAATATTACTGCACTGGAGAAGATCCGTGAAGAATGGCAGAAAGAACACATCAAAGCTTGTGAG TTCTTTGAGACTCAGGAGTGCGAACGGATCAATTACTTCCGCAATGCCCTGTGGCTTCATGCCAACCAGCTctctcaggactgtgtccagaatGACGAG AAATATGAGGACATCCGCAAGAGTTTAGAAATGTGCAGCATTGAGAAGGATATTGAATTTTTTGTAAATTCACGCAAAACTGGAAGTTTGGCCCCAG CTCCTGTTCTTTATGAAAACTATTATaatgcacagagaaatgcaaCACCTGCGAGAAGTCAGGCTCCTGTGCCTATATCAAG GAGGGGACCTTTACCCACCCCGACCAGTGGGCCAG ATGATCCTGATTATGTTACAGTCGATGGCTACAGCTTGATACATCATTAA